The DNA region GTGACCCTCGTCTCGGCCGGCCTCAGTCGCCTGGCGGCGGCCAAGTTTGTTGGCTGCGCGGTCAGCACCATCTATCGCACCGCCAAAAAAGACGCCGCCTTCGCCGCCGAACTCGATCGCGCCACCATCCAACCAATGCTCTTTCACCTGCACAACATCCAAAAGCACGCCGAAAAATCATGGCGCGCCAGCGCCTGGT from Pirellulales bacterium includes:
- a CDS encoding helix-turn-helix domain-containing protein is translated as MPRPPALDDEKKRQIVTLVSAGLSRLAAAKFVGCAVSTIYRTAKKDAAFAAELDRATIQPMLFHLHNIQKHAEKSWRASAW